DNA sequence from the Carassius carassius chromosome 6, fCarCar2.1, whole genome shotgun sequence genome:
gtgacaaagttattttttattttccttccaactgatttcatccaaggctgtggttaaagtcagttgtagtgcttgtgtttctcttttcttcagtgatgttgattgttaacagcaggtgttcatcactaatacacaatcatcatttaattagtcacttaattatctcattaactttaacactTTGAGGGCTTGGATTTTAACTTGAGActtgtttgtgacttggaaggaatgacttggttcctcctctggtgaaatcagctgctgagttcatgggtggaacaaaaatatggcaggacttttactttctgactccTGGAGTGTCCACCTCTGAAGGTGACCAGCGAAATTTGACAGCTATCAAACccacacctgatttttttttttttacccttttcaGAAAATACTATTCATCATTAgctctattttaaaattcctgTAGTCATTTCTTCCAAAGATCACAGATTGTCTTAGAAGACAGAGTCAAGACATAGAGGTCATTCTGTGTCAACTCAACCAGATCAGTCCTGGTTCTAAAAATGGTGTCTTTTTTtctagtaaagaaaataaaaaaaaaacatacatgaaGTAAGTTGATATAAAACATATCTTGATATCTTTTTAGGctatattaaagttttttttttgtagcttcaTTTGTTTGGGTCTATTTCTAGGGATTTCAGTGTGGCTCCTTGTCCAAATTTttgaatattactttttttttcagtggtcaAATACCAAATGTGGGTCACTTAACATACAACTGATACATAATGCCTTTAAAGGGGAACgtatgaaaacactttttaaaagccctatattttctaaatatgacAGTGGATTGAAGGTTGGTTTTAAATGTTgtatcaaataattgaagtgaATTGTTATTGATATTTGATGTTTTTTACTGACACAGATCGGTGATGGGATGAAGTTTGTTAAAACATGACTGTCATGGTTTTTGTTGGTCAGAAGTTTAAGAGTTCTGATCCTTATGATTCAGAGTAGAAATAAACTTGCTACAGAAACTCAAGTACTGCATCATGTTCCACCACACCTTATCATTTGTACATTTGGAAATGAAATCACTTCCTGTGTAGGTTCAGGGTTTTAAAACAtaaagcaacatgctaaaaatcaCAATTCATGAAGACAGTCACCCACAGAGACTAATGGAGATCAAGaacatttatcaaaatgtcaATCATAAAGACATTAAGGACACATCTGGACCTCAAACACAGAGTCACAGGCAGCATGGCTCTGCACAAATGCAGTAAGCAGAAGGTTTCTTTTGAAGCAGAGATGCTGTCAGTAAGGTTTGAGGAACTAACAACTGTTACACAATTTCAGTCACTGTTTACCATGAACAcagtttctgattttaaattaagTGTATTAACATTGTAACTTGATTATTTTAAGCATAATCATATGTTCTGAATTCCTATTTAACTTCATAGGAATTCCAGATGTTTGACATTATAAATAAACATAGACTTTACTTACAGGTTGATTTGTTATGTTTTCTAATATTCAGTGAATAGTTATCACCTGATTTGTATGTTTTGGTCATGTTTGTCAGGAGAAACTAGATGTTTGGTGTTGATCTCAGTGGGTCTCGGGCTCATTTGTGTTCTTCTGCTGGTCTTCATCATACTGCTCAACATCACCATCACAGCAGAGAGAGACATGATAAAGAGTTACAAGAACACAATTGAAGAGTTCAATCAAACCATCAACAGCTTACAGGACAATCACACTGATCTAATGACTGAAAAACACCAACTGCAGAACAACTTCAACTATTTGAGTCAGAAGAACCTGGTGCTGGAGACCAGAGTCAATGATCTCACTGATGAGAAAAAACAGTTACAGAGAGATTTTGACTCTTTGAATATGAAGGGCCTAGTTAATTTCTTCATGTCCACTGAGTTGAGCTGGTCTGACAGCAGACAGTACTGCAGGGATCGTGGAGCTGATCTGGTCATTATCAACACTGAAGAGAAGCAGGTGAGTTTGTTTGAGTGTCTGTTAATGAATGAGAGCAATCACACTTATTCCTGTTGTTCTTCACACAGAGGTTCATATCTTCATTAGTCAGTGAGAGAGTGTGGATTGGTTTGTCTGACAGAGAGAACGAGGGCAACATGACATGGGTGGATAATTCAACACTGAATCAAGGGTAGGAGCTAAAACACTCAAAGAAAATTTTCTTTTTATGAGCCCACGACAACCTTCAGAAAACTTCAGAAGACGTGCTCCACGAACACAGTCATGACAACAACCACAATGAACTATGTGCACAGAGCTTTCTGTAGAACTTCCCCATTAAGATGAACCAGCTCATAAACTTCCAGTGAAGCTCATTAGATGTTGTGGTATAAAGAGACCTCACAGAAACCACTTCTGCCTCCTTCTCTTCAGAAACTGAGAAACAAAATAATTGCAACACCAAAAAAACgttaagcatttgtgaaagtctGCGGCCACACACCGCGCTAATGTAAGCGcaaattgtaagataaaaaataataataataatattcaaattatgatttattaaatcacaattatataaattgaataaagagagaaaatgtaaattattaattattaaagaaGTAACTGGAAAATGTGTATCTGGTTTCATTTTTGCATATGCAGAGTTAAATTTAGTTGTGAAGCATTACATTGACCGTCTCAAGTGTCCAGGTTGCTATAATTCACATTATTCTGATATTGAGTGTCTATGAAACTACTTTTGAGGTAatttgctttctatttgaatataattgaCCATAGAaaattgcattgttttttgttgCTCTATTGAGACATTTCCTACAAGACCAAAACAACGTCAAGGTATTTTGCATCTAACCAGCCATGTGGtccaaaatcaaataaaacactcATGACAAAAGCAATTTCATGAATCAGCTGAGACTGAAGAAAGAGACAGACGAGTTGTTTTGTGAGCTCAGTGAACTGGAGTTCTTCTAAACAAAAAgattatcaaattaaatttagtcatcttttttatatttccagGTTTATGGCTGTTGTAAAACCTGAAGGATTGAGGATTTGCGTCTTTTACCAGTAAAACCAGGGGATGGTTCAGAGCATCAGTGATGAAGAGGCAGCATTTCTCTGTTCATTGAAAACATGAGAAAATGAAGGAAGAAAACAAAATGTGAAGCAGCTCATATGTCAGTGTCAGTTTAAAAACTATCTTTCTGCTCACTGTTAAAAAGGTTCATACACTTGAGGGCGCTGAAGACAATTCTCACACTGGGATTAATACGGTTCAATAGAGAATTTCTACACCTGTAGGAACTGATTACAGCATAAATTCAGTTTATTTCTCAGTTCAGTTTTAACCAGTATTGGTAATGTTCATTGGAAATGTTTTTGGTTATTGACTGAAAAACAACGGCAGAACATCTTCTGCTTATTGACCCGAAACTGGAGGCCAGAGTCAAAGATCTGACATCGAGAAAAACCAGTTACAGAGAGATTTGTACTTTTTGAATAAGGGTCCAGTTTGTTTCATGTCCACTGAGTTGAGCTGGTCTGACAGCAGACAGTACTGCagggtaggggtgtaacggtacgtgtattcgtaccggaccgtttcggtacagggctttcggtacggtgcacgtgtgtaccgaatgacggaatgcaatattttgtgcgtggaacaagtacattttcgtgtttccaaacgaacatattaagtggcggaagtctcagcgttcagtgcaaatcccgccctgcagctgattctaaggccggtgacacactggatgcgtggcttaagcgtctcagctgcgtggcgtgtctgtttttaattcggctcccatgttaacaggttagagcttgcagactgcctgcgtgagacgcgcatctcaggctctagaaatagaaccgacgccaatttttcacgcgacacgcaagcgtgttggaagcgtttccaggcaaaatataataggaaaatatgtttatatgtcattttgtacacaaatacatattaattcatgacactttgatgtttgaaagtctataggttgacataaattcagatataaatgtaatttcaaaaataaattaataattatctattttcaaatattgcacttGTCAAacacaggggcgcccccaagggcgCCCCCATATTCAACCCCTAGGATGATTTTCAGTGTGTAACCtactataaatttaaatgcagaatgtaaattcgtaatagtttaagaagtggggggaaaaataaataaaaatgcagcacatgCTGCAGCCACCAAAAAAGATTGCAGATTGGCAGCACCGGAGTAGTCCTCCCCCTCGTCGCCCTCCCCCGTCCAAACAAATCACAGAGTGTGCACATACGTCTAGATGGTTTAGACTGGTTCGCATACGCAtttgtagtgcgttctttcactggaaatttagaattatcacatttttcaagatatggggcagaaaatttatagatctacctatatagtttatataatttcatatagttattatcacacgaagagttacatttatttctaaaagtcagcataattacaagtgtgacattgcttttatacaacagttcaaacaaaaatcattccaaacacagccacggttttgtgtctctgag
Encoded proteins:
- the LOC132142044 gene encoding C-type lectin domain family 10 member A-like isoform X2 — protein: MNLEDIYANVERRDIGSTTGAQTLSHGQNERKDLKHRETRCLVLISVGLGLICVLLLVFIILLNITITAERDMIKSYKNTIEEFNQTINSLQDNHTDLMTEKHQLQNNFNYLSQKNLVLETRVNDLTDEKKQLQRDFDSLNMKGLVNFFMSTELSWSDSRQYCRDRGADLVIINTEEKQRFISSLVSERVWIGLSDRENEGNMTWVDNSTLNQG